A DNA window from Boseongicola sp. contains the following coding sequences:
- the cobJ gene encoding precorrin-3B C(17)-methyltransferase, with protein MNGWVSIVGLGPGSDDLVTPEVSKAIAEATDIVGYIPYVARIEPRPGLTLHASDNRVEIDRSRHALEMASDGARVVVVSSGDPGVFAMAAAVLEAVEHGEPNWRDTDIRVLPGITAMLATAARVGAPLGHDFCTINLSDNLKPWSLIEMRLRLAAEADFAMAFYNPRSKSRPEGFEKALGILQEACNDSRPVIFGRAVSTPEETIQIVPLDQARPEMADMRTMVIVGSSQTRIIPRSGDPLVYTPRSVTS; from the coding sequence ATGAACGGTTGGGTTTCCATCGTCGGGTTGGGCCCGGGTTCCGATGACTTGGTCACTCCCGAGGTCAGCAAGGCAATTGCCGAGGCGACTGACATTGTAGGATACATTCCCTACGTCGCTCGAATTGAGCCGCGCCCAGGATTGACTTTGCACGCAAGCGATAACCGCGTCGAAATCGACCGATCACGCCACGCGTTAGAGATGGCCAGCGATGGCGCGCGGGTTGTCGTTGTTTCTTCGGGCGACCCAGGTGTCTTTGCTATGGCAGCCGCTGTTTTGGAGGCGGTTGAGCATGGCGAGCCGAATTGGCGTGATACTGATATCCGCGTATTGCCCGGCATAACTGCGATGCTGGCCACAGCTGCACGAGTTGGCGCTCCTTTGGGCCACGATTTTTGCACCATAAACTTGTCCGACAATTTGAAACCTTGGTCGCTGATCGAAATGCGGTTGCGTTTGGCCGCCGAGGCAGACTTCGCCATGGCATTTTATAACCCACGCTCAAAGTCGCGTCCGGAAGGCTTTGAAAAGGCGCTCGGAATCCTGCAAGAGGCCTGCAACGATTCCCGTCCTGTCATATTCGGAAGAGCTGTTTCAACGCCTGAAGAAACAATCCAGATTGTCCCGCTGGATCAAGCCCGTCCAGAGATGGCGGACATGCGGACGATGGTCATTGTCGGGTCTTCTCAAACTCGGATCATCCCGCGCTCTGGTGACCCTTTGGTTTACACGCCACGTTCGGTGACGTCATGA
- a CDS encoding cobalt-precorrin-6A reductase has product MKPNLLILGGTTEASALCKAVHLEGLQATLSLAGRVERPIQTPIPMRIGGFGGAEGLVDYVNSQSITHIVDATHPFAAQMSANACRASAETGVPLVAMSRPPWDEQSGDNWHRVPDIAAANDWLNGATRRVMLAVGRMHLDAFLPNAQNFYLLRLVDPPKEPLKFPQHHIIVSRGPFLAKDDCKLMQEFEIELVVSKNSGGTGAYSKIEAARKLGLPVLIIDRPSLHYREEVRTVAEVLSWIHDVTERGV; this is encoded by the coding sequence ATGAAGCCAAACCTTTTGATATTGGGTGGCACCACCGAAGCTTCGGCGCTTTGCAAGGCCGTGCATCTGGAAGGGCTTCAAGCTACCTTGTCGCTGGCTGGCCGCGTAGAGCGACCAATTCAGACGCCGATACCAATGCGCATTGGCGGATTTGGCGGTGCCGAAGGTCTGGTTGATTACGTCAATAGCCAGAGCATTACGCACATTGTTGATGCAACGCACCCATTTGCGGCCCAAATGAGCGCAAACGCCTGCCGGGCTAGTGCAGAAACCGGCGTGCCGCTTGTTGCTATGTCCCGCCCGCCTTGGGACGAACAAAGCGGAGACAACTGGCATCGTGTGCCTGACATTGCGGCCGCGAATGATTGGCTGAATGGAGCGACCCGGCGAGTCATGCTGGCCGTCGGTCGCATGCATCTGGATGCCTTTTTGCCAAATGCGCAGAACTTCTATCTTTTGCGGCTGGTTGATCCACCAAAGGAGCCGCTTAAGTTCCCGCAGCACCACATCATCGTCTCGCGCGGACCGTTTCTTGCCAAAGATGACTGCAAACTGATGCAAGAATTTGAGATCGAGTTGGTCGTTTCGAAAAACTCTGGCGGCACAGGAGCTTATTCCAAGATCGAAGCTGCCCGTAAGTTGGGATTGCCCGTGTTGATAATTGATCGTCCTAGCTTGCACTACAGGGAAGAAGTTAGAACTGTCGCCGAGGTTTTGTCTTGGATTCATGACGTCACCGAACGTGGCGTGTAA
- the cbiE gene encoding precorrin-6y C5,15-methyltransferase (decarboxylating) subunit CbiE, protein MSDAAWLTIIGLSEDGPDGLTPASQAALDVAGIVMGPPRHLELLPEIAARKVEWPVPFLDGLEVLQSFRGQKVVVLASGNPFWFGAGSVIARNFEADEWIAIPGPSIFSLVAARLGWAIEKTNCHGLHAAPLARLRPHLSPQTKLIVLLRDGQSVPEFTDYLCEIGFGESMVHVFEAVAGPNERQTVATAESLPNRDFQHPVCAAVSVLGNGRVMPKTSGIADDWFQSDGQITKQPVRAMTLSALAPKPRETLWDIGGGSGSIGIEWLLSEPTTQAVCIEQNAERAERIKSNAANLGVDRLHIIKGSAPDALANLPKPDAIFIGGGISEPMLSWIVNQASGARLVANGVTLEAEALLSLWHAKLGGSLVRIEISNAKPLGSKRGWQANYPIVQWSVQL, encoded by the coding sequence ATGTCTGATGCGGCCTGGTTAACAATAATTGGTCTGAGCGAGGATGGACCTGACGGCTTGACACCTGCAAGTCAAGCCGCCCTTGATGTAGCCGGTATTGTCATGGGGCCGCCACGACACCTGGAACTTTTACCAGAAATCGCGGCCAGAAAAGTAGAATGGCCAGTTCCTTTCCTGGATGGACTAGAGGTGCTTCAGTCGTTCAGGGGTCAAAAAGTTGTAGTTCTTGCATCTGGAAACCCGTTTTGGTTCGGCGCAGGCAGTGTCATCGCCCGAAACTTTGAGGCCGACGAATGGATCGCCATCCCCGGTCCATCAATTTTCTCACTTGTCGCCGCCCGCTTGGGGTGGGCAATCGAAAAAACCAATTGCCACGGTTTACACGCCGCACCGCTGGCCCGGTTGAGGCCACATCTTAGCCCACAGACAAAGCTCATTGTCCTGTTGCGTGACGGTCAATCGGTGCCTGAATTTACAGATTACCTTTGCGAGATTGGATTTGGCGAAAGCATGGTGCACGTGTTCGAAGCTGTGGCGGGCCCGAATGAACGCCAAACCGTTGCCACTGCCGAATCCCTTCCGAACCGGGACTTCCAACATCCGGTGTGCGCAGCGGTAAGTGTTCTTGGAAACGGAAGAGTGATGCCCAAGACATCCGGCATTGCAGACGATTGGTTCCAGTCTGACGGGCAGATCACCAAACAGCCCGTGCGTGCAATGACCCTATCCGCGCTTGCGCCGAAACCGCGAGAGACGCTTTGGGATATCGGCGGCGGTTCGGGCTCGATAGGCATTGAATGGCTTTTGTCGGAACCAACCACTCAAGCGGTTTGCATTGAACAAAACGCAGAACGCGCCGAACGGATAAAAAGCAATGCTGCGAATTTGGGCGTTGACCGACTGCATATCATAAAGGGATCGGCACCTGATGCCCTTGCCAACCTTCCAAAACCCGATGCGATTTTCATTGGCGGAGGAATTTCAGAACCGATGTTAAGCTGGATCGTGAACCAAGCCTCGGGTGCACGCCTTGTTGCCAATGGCGTCACACTTGAGGCGGAAGCGCTGCTAAGTCTTTGGCACGCCAAATTGGGCGGCTCGTTGGTGCGTATTGAGATATCCAACGCCAAACCTTTGGGCAGCAAACGTGGTTGGCAGGCAAACTACCCCATAGTTCAGTGGAGCGTTCAGCTATGA
- a CDS encoding precorrin methylase encodes MIVAGFGFRAGASIESLQDALSRTSSNLLPDAIATIEDKADQLAPLAAKLDVPLLRIAAAKIERQETKTASDASMASRSVGSMAEASALAGVGATAKLLAPRVISQDRMATCALAKGEVQ; translated from the coding sequence ATGATCGTCGCTGGGTTTGGGTTTCGCGCCGGGGCATCCATCGAGAGCCTTCAAGATGCCCTGTCACGTACATCGAGTAATCTTCTCCCAGATGCGATAGCAACGATCGAAGATAAAGCGGACCAATTGGCGCCATTGGCCGCGAAACTTGATGTTCCGCTATTGCGAATTGCGGCAGCAAAGATCGAGCGGCAAGAGACCAAAACCGCGTCTGATGCTTCGATGGCTTCGCGTTCAGTCGGCAGCATGGCCGAAGCTTCGGCTCTGGCCGGGGTCGGCGCGACGGCCAAGTTGCTGGCGCCACGGGTAATATCGCAAGATCGCATGGCCACATGTGCACTTGCCAAAGGGGAAGTTCAATGA
- the cobM gene encoding precorrin-4 C(11)-methyltransferase, which yields MTVHFIGAGPGAPDLLTLRGRDLIAACPVCLYAGSLVPEAILSHCPDKARILNTASMDLEAIIAECRTASEQDLDVARLHSGDLSVWSAMGEQIRRLKAEGLEFTVTPGVPSFAAAAASLGAELTLPGVAQSIVLTRTPGRASTMPDGETLANFAQTGATLAIHLSIGNVEKVAEDLSPVYGNDCPVAVVFRASWPDERIVRTTLAELSHSIPDDITRTALILVGHALAADGFAESCLYSADYDRRYRPQSAESPWASWSHGDD from the coding sequence ATGACTGTCCACTTCATAGGCGCGGGGCCTGGCGCACCTGATTTGCTCACACTTCGTGGTCGTGACCTGATCGCGGCCTGCCCGGTCTGCCTTTATGCCGGATCGTTGGTGCCCGAAGCCATTCTGTCGCATTGCCCGGATAAAGCGCGGATCCTGAATACCGCTTCCATGGACCTCGAAGCAATTATTGCCGAGTGCCGGACCGCAAGCGAACAAGACTTGGACGTCGCCCGACTGCATTCGGGCGATTTGTCAGTCTGGAGTGCCATGGGCGAGCAAATTCGCAGACTAAAGGCAGAAGGACTTGAATTCACGGTCACGCCGGGCGTGCCATCCTTTGCCGCCGCAGCTGCATCGTTGGGCGCAGAACTGACATTGCCCGGCGTTGCTCAATCAATTGTCCTCACTCGCACTCCCGGCCGCGCTTCGACTATGCCCGATGGCGAAACACTGGCAAACTTTGCGCAAACAGGCGCGACGCTGGCCATTCATCTGTCCATCGGTAATGTAGAAAAGGTCGCCGAAGATCTGTCCCCGGTCTATGGAAATGACTGCCCTGTCGCGGTTGTGTTCCGCGCAAGTTGGCCAGATGAGCGCATCGTTAGAACAACGCTGGCTGAGCTGTCACACTCCATCCCCGACGACATAACACGCACGGCACTAATTCTGGTTGGGCACGCCCTAGCTGCGGATGGCTTCGCTGAAAGCTGCTTGTATTCAGCGGATTACGACAGACGATACCGCCCTCAATCAGCGGAGAGCCCTTGGGCAAGTTGGAGCCATGGTGATGACTAA
- a CDS encoding cobyrinate a,c-diamide synthase, with protein MTNPPGLMISAPSSGTGKTTVMLGLLRAFRDDGLNVQPFKSGPDYIDPAFHLAAAGRSSFNIDTWAMDEELLSAISQERIGADITVAEGSMGLYDGVATKGQSGFGTSAETAARMGWPVILVVDVSGQAQSAAATALGFAKYNPDLPFAGVILNRVASPRHERLTRLGMERAGVNVLGSLPRRGDLKLPERHLGLIQAVEHPDLEAAISGYADFLRENVDLEAIKAAARSATITGGATGALPPPPAQTIALAKDAAFSFTYPHILKGWRDAGASILPFSPLANEAPDPQADLAWLPGGYPELHAGKLAASKVFLTGLRKHAEAKPVHGECGGYMALGEALIDKSGERHKMAGLLGLVTSFEKRKFHLGYRRAVLQNDMPGFVQGAALRGHEFHYSTILEQPDTPLANVFDADGNPVPETGSKRGNATGTFFHLITKDRS; from the coding sequence ATGACTAATCCCCCCGGATTGATGATATCCGCCCCATCATCGGGCACTGGTAAGACAACGGTCATGTTGGGGTTACTTCGTGCCTTTCGCGACGATGGCTTGAATGTTCAGCCGTTCAAAAGCGGCCCCGACTACATTGACCCGGCCTTTCATTTGGCCGCAGCCGGGCGATCTTCGTTCAATATCGACACCTGGGCGATGGACGAAGAATTGCTCTCGGCTATATCGCAGGAACGCATCGGCGCTGACATCACAGTCGCCGAAGGTTCCATGGGACTTTATGATGGGGTGGCAACCAAGGGTCAGTCAGGCTTTGGCACCAGTGCCGAAACCGCTGCCAGAATGGGATGGCCGGTAATTCTGGTCGTCGATGTCAGTGGACAGGCGCAGTCAGCTGCGGCAACAGCGCTTGGCTTTGCAAAATATAACCCAGACTTGCCCTTTGCTGGCGTAATCCTTAACCGCGTTGCCAGCCCGCGACACGAACGGCTTACAAGACTTGGCATGGAACGGGCGGGTGTGAATGTTCTGGGATCGCTTCCTAGACGAGGCGATCTGAAGCTTCCGGAGCGACATCTGGGGCTAATTCAGGCGGTAGAGCATCCCGATCTTGAAGCCGCCATTTCAGGATATGCCGATTTCTTGCGGGAAAACGTGGATCTCGAAGCCATCAAGGCAGCAGCCCGAAGCGCAACAATAACCGGCGGTGCCACAGGTGCTTTGCCACCGCCGCCAGCGCAGACCATTGCACTGGCCAAGGATGCGGCCTTTTCATTCACCTACCCCCACATCCTGAAGGGTTGGCGAGACGCAGGTGCATCTATCCTGCCTTTCTCTCCCTTGGCCAACGAGGCACCGGATCCGCAAGCCGATCTTGCTTGGTTACCAGGTGGATACCCCGAGCTGCATGCGGGTAAGCTGGCCGCCTCGAAAGTGTTTTTGACGGGATTGAGAAAGCACGCTGAAGCCAAGCCCGTTCACGGCGAATGCGGAGGCTATATGGCGTTGGGCGAAGCACTAATCGACAAGTCAGGTGAACGCCACAAGATGGCGGGATTGCTTGGTTTGGTGACCAGCTTTGAGAAACGAAAGTTTCACCTGGGATACCGACGCGCAGTGCTACAAAACGACATGCCGGGATTTGTGCAAGGCGCAGCCCTACGCGGACACGAATTTCACTATTCCACCATTTTGGAACAGCCAGACACTCCGTTGGCCAACGTCTTTGACGCCGATGGAAATCCGGTTCCGGAAACCGGTTCAAAACGGGGAAATGCCACCGGCACGTTCTTCCATCTCATCACCAAGGATCGCTCATGA
- the cobA gene encoding uroporphyrinogen-III C-methyltransferase, producing the protein MSGFVSFVGSGPGDPELLTVKAINRLKQADAVLFDDLSAGPILSHVRQGVDLVGVGKRAGRPSPKQNHVSQLLVEYAQENARVVRLKSGDGGMFGRLEEEIIALREAAIDYEIIPGIPSACAAAAAAGIPLTRRLTSRRVQFVTGHDVAGALPEDLNFAALADNQATTVVFMGKRTFPKLAKLLIDHGLPPDTPALMAEGVSTPEQKISRDSVANLATSLSSHVGNQPALILYGPLVNE; encoded by the coding sequence ATGAGCGGTTTCGTTAGCTTTGTCGGATCGGGTCCCGGCGACCCGGAATTGTTGACCGTCAAGGCGATCAACAGGTTAAAACAGGCCGACGCGGTTTTGTTCGATGATCTTTCTGCTGGTCCGATACTGTCACATGTCCGACAAGGTGTCGATCTGGTCGGAGTCGGGAAACGCGCTGGGCGCCCCTCGCCCAAACAAAACCATGTCAGCCAGTTACTGGTTGAATATGCTCAAGAAAATGCTCGCGTTGTACGGTTGAAGTCTGGCGACGGAGGCATGTTTGGTCGTCTTGAAGAAGAAATTATTGCGCTTCGTGAGGCCGCAATCGACTATGAGATAATTCCCGGCATCCCTTCGGCCTGCGCAGCGGCGGCAGCAGCAGGCATTCCACTGACCCGTCGACTAACCTCGCGTCGAGTTCAATTTGTTACTGGGCACGATGTAGCCGGTGCCCTGCCCGAAGATCTGAACTTTGCCGCACTGGCGGACAACCAAGCAACGACGGTGGTGTTCATGGGCAAGCGGACATTTCCGAAGCTGGCAAAGCTGTTGATTGACCATGGGTTACCGCCGGACACGCCTGCACTAATGGCAGAAGGCGTCAGCACGCCAGAACAAAAGATCAGTCGCGATTCGGTAGCCAATTTGGCGACCAGTTTGTCCTCCCATGTCGGCAATCAACCTGCCCTAATTCTCTATGGGCCGCTGGTGAACGAATAG
- a CDS encoding precorrin-6A synthase (deacetylating) yields MAKLSLIGIASGNPDHLTGQARRAIQDAELILVPSKGPQKSDLADLRLQIVDALRPGEDVVALFNMPKRRDGIPYLEAVDLWHDEIANIWAGKIADHEGVNHVALLVWGDPSLYDSTLRIASRISPAPEIEVVPGLTSLQLLTAVHAIPLNDLGKPVMITTGRQLTENGWPEDTDCVAVMLDGDRAFRNFADQDVEIWWGAYLGMPNEILKSGVLKNVSAEINETRTRAREQHGWIMDIYLMRRMNDA; encoded by the coding sequence ATGGCAAAACTCTCTCTCATAGGTATCGCTTCTGGAAATCCGGATCACCTGACCGGACAAGCGCGGCGCGCAATTCAAGACGCTGAACTGATTTTGGTCCCAAGCAAAGGGCCCCAAAAATCAGACTTGGCCGATCTGCGCCTGCAAATAGTGGATGCTCTCAGACCTGGCGAAGATGTTGTCGCGCTTTTCAACATGCCCAAACGTCGGGACGGCATACCTTACCTGGAAGCAGTTGATCTTTGGCATGATGAAATTGCCAATATCTGGGCTGGAAAAATTGCTGACCACGAGGGCGTTAATCACGTCGCGTTGTTGGTTTGGGGCGATCCCTCGCTTTATGATAGCACACTTAGAATTGCATCACGCATATCGCCTGCCCCGGAAATTGAAGTTGTTCCAGGGCTGACGTCCCTGCAATTGCTGACGGCAGTACACGCAATTCCACTGAACGACCTTGGCAAGCCAGTGATGATCACGACCGGGCGACAGCTGACCGAAAACGGATGGCCAGAAGACACCGATTGCGTGGCAGTAATGTTGGACGGTGATCGCGCATTCCGAAATTTCGCTGATCAAGATGTCGAAATTTGGTGGGGCGCTTATCTTGGCATGCCGAATGAAATCTTGAAGTCTGGTGTTCTGAAAAACGTATCAGCAGAAATCAACGAGACCCGAACACGCGCTCGCGAACAGCATGGCTGGATCATGGATATCTACCTGATGCGGCGAATGAATGATGCCTAG
- a CDS encoding TIM barrel protein codes for MPRLGLHALAFTPLWNPDEADAYLPRIKEHGVRVIETPLLDPQNFDSAGTRKVAEKYDVEIVCSLGLPEELNVMTRIDDVADYLAHALQVAREAGAQALSGVTYGTIGKRSGAPPTASEIDSICRLIEKASKSAKELNMRIGIEPCNRYETHLLNTAKQSADFVDRVGADNVFIHLDTYHMNIEEVSMAQGFADAREHLGYVHLSESNRGVPGRGTLDWQGCFEGLSAIGYDGILTLESFVYLAPEIASGLAVWRPVAENPQDVIDVGLPFLTDKAKAAGMVWQ; via the coding sequence ATGCCTCGACTTGGACTGCACGCGCTGGCGTTCACACCTTTGTGGAACCCCGATGAAGCCGACGCGTATCTGCCGCGGATAAAAGAGCATGGTGTGCGGGTTATTGAAACACCGCTGTTGGACCCCCAAAATTTCGATAGTGCTGGGACACGCAAAGTTGCAGAAAAATACGATGTCGAAATTGTTTGTTCATTGGGACTTCCCGAAGAACTTAACGTCATGACCCGCATAGACGATGTGGCGGATTATCTTGCCCATGCTCTGCAGGTTGCACGAGAAGCAGGAGCGCAGGCGCTGTCGGGTGTCACATATGGAACGATCGGGAAGCGCTCGGGAGCTCCACCGACGGCGTCCGAAATTGATTCCATCTGTCGTCTTATCGAGAAAGCTTCAAAGTCTGCAAAAGAGTTGAACATGCGGATCGGCATCGAGCCATGTAACCGTTATGAGACACACCTGTTGAACACTGCGAAACAGAGTGCAGATTTCGTTGATCGGGTGGGTGCGGACAATGTTTTCATCCATCTTGATACCTATCACATGAACATCGAAGAAGTGAGCATGGCTCAGGGGTTTGCAGATGCTCGCGAGCACCTTGGCTACGTGCATTTGTCCGAGTCCAATCGCGGCGTGCCTGGGCGTGGAACTTTGGATTGGCAAGGTTGCTTTGAAGGACTGAGTGCCATTGGCTATGACGGCATCCTGACGCTGGAGAGCTTTGTGTATCTGGCTCCCGAAATCGCATCCGGTCTGGCTGTATGGCGACCCGTGGCCGAGAACCCGCAGGATGTCATAGATGTTGGTTTGCCGTTTCTCACCGATAAGGCGAAGGCGGCGGGGATGGTGTGGCAGTAG
- a CDS encoding ATP-binding cassette domain-containing protein encodes MNILELSGIEKSFGAVKVLQGVDLTVAPGEVVGLVGDNGAGKSTLMKSITGVYSTDSGTVTFNGNDVTHLDPGQRREMGIEMIYQDLALAPQQDVANNIFLGREPTKRFAGIIPGFVDKSRIDAEAQKMIDRLGVHVPSIHIPVGMLSGGQQQTIAIARALTFKPKLVIMDEPTAALAVREVESVLKLIEQMRSEGISTILISHRLNDVFEACGRILVLRRGNVIAELKRDETDMAEVVSYIVGAHG; translated from the coding sequence ATGAATATTCTCGAACTTTCCGGCATCGAGAAAAGTTTTGGTGCCGTCAAAGTGCTGCAAGGCGTTGATCTTACTGTGGCGCCCGGCGAAGTGGTTGGCCTTGTTGGGGACAACGGAGCGGGTAAATCCACGCTCATGAAGTCGATAACCGGAGTCTACAGCACAGACAGTGGCACTGTGACTTTCAATGGAAATGATGTGACACATCTTGACCCCGGCCAACGCCGCGAGATGGGTATCGAGATGATCTATCAAGATCTGGCATTGGCACCTCAACAGGATGTCGCGAACAATATCTTTCTCGGGCGGGAGCCGACCAAACGCTTCGCCGGGATTATTCCCGGATTTGTCGATAAATCCCGGATCGATGCCGAGGCACAGAAAATGATTGATCGCCTTGGGGTTCACGTGCCCTCAATCCACATCCCGGTCGGGATGCTTTCCGGTGGACAGCAGCAGACAATTGCCATTGCGCGAGCACTGACGTTCAAACCCAAGCTGGTCATAATGGACGAACCGACGGCGGCTCTGGCTGTAAGAGAAGTTGAGAGTGTTCTGAAACTCATTGAGCAGATGCGTAGCGAGGGTATCTCGACCATTCTGATTAGCCACCGATTGAATGACGTTTTTGAAGCCTGTGGGCGAATATTGGTTTTGAGGCGCGGCAATGTGATTGCGGAACTCAAACGCGACGAAACGGATATGGCCGAAGTGGTGTCATACATCGTTGGCGCGCACGGATAA
- a CDS encoding ABC transporter permease: MLKFLERTHVRVESLLVLIGLAVVMTILSPVTGSGVRVFLTANNFFNIILASATFGVLAIGATFVISAAGIDLSLGSVLGLASVSGAALVVTLGWPWYFAIFGCLAAGAAAGAVNGFIITRGHVPAFIVTLGMLGIARGLALIISSGRGIYGLPEEILFLGQARPWGIPTPVFILLMVAMVSHYILAHTPFGHHTLALGDNENSARATGINVRRQRMMLYTIAGLMAGIGGLIFTARVNTGDPTAGLNYELLAITAAIIGGTNLFGGRGSILGTMIGALIMGVLQNGLNLMAVQAYYQQMAIGAVLIAAVWLDQIRTRGRSLQ; encoded by the coding sequence ATGCTGAAATTCTTGGAAAGAACACACGTTCGTGTGGAGTCCTTGTTGGTCCTTATCGGCCTGGCAGTCGTTATGACGATCCTGTCACCTGTGACGGGCAGTGGAGTTCGGGTTTTTCTGACCGCAAACAATTTCTTCAACATCATTCTGGCCAGCGCGACATTTGGAGTGTTGGCGATTGGCGCGACTTTTGTGATCAGTGCTGCGGGCATTGATCTATCTTTGGGATCTGTCCTGGGACTAGCTTCGGTAAGCGGTGCGGCTCTGGTGGTGACACTGGGCTGGCCCTGGTATTTTGCGATATTCGGATGCCTTGCTGCGGGCGCTGCGGCTGGGGCGGTTAATGGATTTATTATTACACGGGGACATGTTCCGGCGTTTATCGTGACACTTGGGATGCTCGGGATCGCGCGGGGACTGGCCCTTATCATTTCAAGTGGACGAGGAATTTACGGGCTTCCCGAAGAGATTTTGTTTCTGGGCCAGGCGCGGCCGTGGGGCATTCCCACACCGGTCTTTATCCTTTTGATGGTCGCAATGGTCTCTCACTATATATTAGCCCACACGCCCTTTGGGCATCACACTCTGGCGTTGGGCGATAACGAGAATTCTGCAAGAGCCACCGGGATCAATGTGCGGCGTCAGCGCATGATGCTTTACACAATCGCCGGATTGATGGCCGGTATAGGCGGCTTGATTTTTACCGCGCGGGTCAACACTGGGGATCCTACCGCAGGTCTGAATTACGAACTATTGGCAATTACCGCGGCCATTATTGGTGGAACGAACCTTTTTGGCGGGCGTGGTTCAATATTGGGAACCATGATCGGTGCGTTGATAATGGGGGTATTGCAGAACGGGCTGAACCTTATGGCGGTGCAAGCCTATTATCAGCAGATGGCGATTGGAGCAGTGCTGATCGCGGCCGTCTGGCTTGACCAAATCCGCACTCGTGGAAGGTCGTTGCAATGA
- a CDS encoding substrate-binding domain-containing protein, with the protein MLRKLTATAIVAVMAMPAQAETYGVLMKTLSNPFWGAMELGVREGAEAAGVDYYLQAVESDQAAEPQLNVCNTMLERQPDAMITAAINSTILLPCLKRANDMGIPVVDLDGNLDHQIAADAGVDIAFSIGSDNVAAGAQGAEWLVGQLGADATGPVLIIEGLSGNITGQKRASGFGDKLGELAPGLEVVASLPGDWDRGKAANITNDILTAHPGLVAIFAANDGMALGSVETVFAAGKQDQVIVIGVDGNSDAVKSIKSGRLNASVAQLPYLVGKQAVEMVKAGGDHPDWIFVPTMVLTKNILDAGSDPMLEFVK; encoded by the coding sequence ATGTTAAGAAAATTGACAGCAACTGCGATTGTCGCCGTTATGGCGATGCCAGCGCAGGCAGAAACCTATGGTGTGCTCATGAAAACGCTGTCGAACCCTTTCTGGGGGGCGATGGAGCTGGGAGTCCGCGAGGGTGCCGAGGCGGCAGGTGTGGATTACTATTTGCAAGCCGTTGAAAGCGATCAAGCGGCAGAGCCGCAACTTAACGTCTGCAATACCATGCTGGAGCGCCAGCCAGATGCGATGATCACGGCTGCCATCAATTCGACGATTTTGCTGCCGTGCTTAAAGCGTGCAAATGACATGGGTATTCCCGTTGTTGATTTGGACGGTAACCTTGATCACCAGATTGCAGCTGACGCTGGTGTCGACATTGCCTTTTCTATCGGTTCGGACAACGTTGCCGCGGGGGCGCAGGGCGCAGAATGGCTGGTTGGCCAGCTTGGTGCCGATGCCACCGGTCCGGTGCTGATAATCGAGGGATTGTCAGGGAATATCACGGGCCAGAAACGCGCGAGCGGCTTTGGCGATAAACTCGGCGAATTGGCACCGGGTTTGGAAGTTGTTGCTTCGCTGCCAGGCGATTGGGATCGCGGCAAAGCCGCTAACATTACGAATGACATCCTGACGGCTCATCCGGGTCTGGTTGCTATTTTCGCCGCCAACGACGGCATGGCGCTTGGTTCTGTCGAGACGGTTTTTGCCGCTGGCAAGCAGGATCAGGTGATTGTTATTGGAGTGGACGGCAACTCTGACGCGGTCAAATCGATCAAGTCCGGTCGTCTAAACGCGTCAGTTGCGCAATTGCCTTATCTCGTTGGCAAGCAGGCGGTTGAAATGGTCAAGGCCGGTGGCGACCACCCGGATTGGATCTTTGTTCCAACGATGGTGCTGACCAAAAACATACTGGATGCCGGTAGCGATCCGATGCTGGAATTCGTGAAGTAA